AACGAAGCGAATTTCCCCATAGCTGAACTTTTCTTTTAGATGTTCGTAAATTGGTTTTAGCGCATCAGCACTACCAATTTCTTGTATAGCTTGCAAGATGATTTTTTGACGTTCTGGCAAAACTAGCCTGTCCAAATCTACTATTTTCCCCATTTCCATTAGTTCAGCCAGATGACCCATGATAGTGGTGGTTTTAAGATTGCGTTTTTGGGCAATTTCTTCCACATTCAGACCTTGCTCAAATAGATCTAAGCTCATCAATTGAGTGTACTGGGGCGAAGCTATTTCGTCAGAATTTTTGATTGTTTTTTTGGAATTACCAGTATTTGTTGATAGTCCTTGTTCTTGTCGGTAAGCTTGGATTTCAGCAACAAATCGAGAACCGTATTTATCTACCTTTTGATCGGAAACACCGGAAAGTTGTGCAAATTCTATTAAGGTTTGGGGTTGCACTTGAGCCATTACTTTCAGCGTGGAATCTTGAAAGACAACATAAGGAGGAACAGATTGTTCGTCAGCGATTTTTTTGCGGAGTTGGCGGAGGCTATCGAACAGCATTTCCATCCCCGCTCTTTTGAGATTTTTCTCTTCCTGACTGGGGATATTTTTAACAGGAACTACAATATGAACAGGACGCTGACGCCGCATTACTTCCCAACTGAGGGGATTGAGTTTCAGTACAGCATATCCATCTGTGGTTTGATCTAATAAACTTTGGTGTAAGAGCGATCGGGCCAAGATCTTCCATTCATCCGCAGTTTTATCTTTGCCAATTCCATAAGTAGAAAGCTCATCATGTTTATTCTGCAAAATCTTCTGATTTCGAGAACCGCGCAGCACATCAATGATATAAATCATCCCAAATCTTTCATTACTACGAGCTACGCAAGAAAGAAACTTCATCGCCTCAGTTGTCCAGTCTTCCAGTGGTTGGGGTTGACGACAGTTATCGCAATTACCACAATTACCCGGAAAAAACTCTCCGAAATAACTTAACTGCATTGTGCGACGACAGTCTGTACCTTGAGCATAGTCAATCATGCGACGCAACTGTTGACGCGCAATCTTTTGTTCTTTTTCGTCTGTTTTTTGGTCAATCCCCCACTCGATTTTCTTGATGTCACCATAACTGAAGAAGATCGTACAACGAGCTGGTTCTCCATCTCGTCCGGCGCGTCCTGCTTCTTGGTAATAACCTTCTAAATTGCGGGATAAGTCGTAGTGAACTACTAACCGCACATCTGGTTTATTGATACCCATACCAAAAGCAACTGTCGCTACCATAACTTGTACGTCATCGCGAATGAAACGAGTTTGATTGCTGGTGCGTTCTTCGTCACTCAATCCGGCGTGGTAAGGTAAAGCTTTAATGTCATCTTTTTGTAGCTTAAAGGCGAGTTCGTCAACTGAGCGACGACTGAGGCAATATATAATTACTGCACCTTTGATCTTGCGAATTTGCGATAATAATTCTGTGTAGGTACTTTTCTGTTTGGGACGAACTTCGTAATAAAGATTTTGGCGATTGAAACTGGCAATGTGGACGCTGGGTTGTCGCAGTGTCAGCTGTTGGATGATGTCTTGACGGACGCGATCGGTGGCGGTGGCAGTTAGCGCCATAATGGGAACATCGGGATAGCGTTGGCGCAATAGCTGCAACTGGCGGTATTCTGGACGAAAGTCGTGTCCCCACTCAGAGACGCAATGGGCTTCGTCGATCGCAAAACCAGCAATCCCGATTTGGTGCTTTACTAAGTCTATAAATGGCAGAAATCTCTCGCTGAGCAAGCGTTCTGGGGCAACATAGAGGAGTTTGGTGTGACCGTTGCGAATGGCTTCTTCGCGCGATCGCACCTGGTGACTGTTCAAGCTACTATTGAGAAACGTGGCCCCAATACCATTATTTTTTAGCGCGTCCACTTGGTCTTGCATTAGGGAAATCAGCGGCGAAACCACCACCGTCAAACCAGATTTTAGCAATGCTGGCAGTTGAAAACACAAAGATTTACCGCCGCCAGTAGGCATGACGATCAGCAAATCCCGGTTTTGCAGGGCTTCTTCTACTATCTGCCGCTGTCCTGGGCGGAAACTGTCGTAGCCAAAATAATGTTTGAGTGCTTTTTCCAGGGAGCGAAACTGAGACATGATGGAGTGGATTTTCAGATATTGTACCTGCACCTTCGCTTCATAATGGTACTTGGAAAGTCGTTCAGTAAAGAAACCTATGCCGAAAGCTGTTTGGAATGGTGCTACTTTAGCCGAAAGCGATAAGTGCCAAGTTGTGGAAGGGAACCAATACTTCCCGCCTGATGCAATTAATAAGGAGTATTTCAAGGAAAGCAATACTCACTCGACTTGCCCCTGGAAGGGCGTCGCCAGTTACTATAGTATCGAAGTTGATGGGCAACTGAACAAGGATGCTGCTTGGTACTATCCCCAGGCTAAGGACGCCGCTAAGAATATTGAGGGTTATGTGGCATTTTGGAAGGGTGTGAAGGTGGAGGTGTAGGAAACCTCACCCCCCTAGCCCCCTCTCCGTCCACGGAGAGGGGGGAGAAGAGAAGAACCTCACCCCCCCAACCCCCCTCTCCGATCTCGGAGAGGGGGGTGAAGAGAAGAATATGGAGGGGTGGGTGGGATGGGCGTCTCGCCCGTCCATCCCTGGTTATTTCAGGGCACGCTGGACGCCTTTACCCCTTATCCGATTACCATACAGGCGATGGTATATGTGGTATATATTTAGTTGTACGATCGTAAGCTATTACGCATCTAAATCGAATACTAAGACGGGCAGGATGCCCATCCCACAAGAAGCAAGAGAAAAATTGACGGTCATTTTAGATGCGTAGTAGCTTATCAGAAATATTGCTGTTTAAGATAGAGAAATTTATCTTAGCTTGACAACCTGAAAATCCCTTATACATTGAATTGGTTGGAACAAACCGAACAAAGTTCTAGTGATGCGTGAGCCAACCGTAAACACCAAAAACCACAGCCTTACCATGAAAACTAAACAAGGTAGGTAAATTATGGTTCAAGCCTTACCTAAAAGCAAGCTAGTAACCTTTGAGGAGTTTGCCCAATGGAAACCAGAAGAGGGACGGTATGAACTGCATGATGGGGTAATTATTGAGATGTCACAGCCACTGGGAGGACATGAAGAAGTTAAAGGTTTTTTAACTACGGAGTTAGCCTTTGAATATAGAAGATTAAATCTGCCTTACTTTATACCTAATCAAGCATTGGTCAAACCACCTGATAGCGAATCAGGTTATTTACCAGACGTTCTATTACTGAACCGTCCCAATTTGGTCAACGAACCTTTGTGGAAGAAAGAATCTACAGTTACTCAGGGTGCATCAGTCCCCTTGGTGATTGAAGTTGTCAGCACCAATTGGCGTGTTGATTATTTGACTAAGGTTAAAGACTATGAGGAAATCGGTATTCCTGAATATTGGATTGTTGATTACTTGGCTTTGGGCGGTAGACGATTTATCGGTAGTCCCAAACAACCAACTATTTTTATTCACGAACTGATAGATGGAGAATACCAAGTTAGTCAGTTCAGAGGTGACGACCAGATAGTATCGCCAACTTTCCCAGAGTTAACCCTAACTGCTAACCTGATTTTTCAAGCGGGTGTCTAGATAATTATTAGTAGTTGAACCATGATTGCTATCTCTGCATCATATCCTTTTTTGACCTCTTTTTTTGCCTAACTCCCGTTAATTAATGGATGCGATCGACAATGCGATCGAAATCATTGGTAGGGACACGGCATGATTAACATTATTCATCTCGTGCAAAATCTTTCTTTTGCCGTGTCCCTACTGTTACTTATCCTTCTTATAAAACCACAGATAAACACAGATGAATTTAACTTTATCTGTGTTTATCTGTGGTAAAAAATCCGAAATTATAGCAGTTCCCGCTGTAATAGAGTACATTTTAAGTAGGGGCGTAGGGGCGGGTTTAGCAAATATCCTTTGTTTCCTACAGATCGCATTACAACAAAACCCGCCCCAAATGTCGCTATTAGCCTGGGATTTAAAGATGTTGTTGGTAAATTGATGAGATTTTAATTCTACACAAAGCCACTGACTTCGCTTGGGGCCCGCCAGCGATTCAAATCGCTGGCTAATAGCGAAAGTCCACTCAAGTGGACTGAATACTAATCTGACAGTCCACTTTAGTGGACTTTAGCTATTAGCCCTGCACTTGAGTGCAGGGCGGGTGTGGGCGAGACCACCAACTTTGCCAACAGCATCTTTAAATCCCAGGCGGGTCAGGGCGCAGGTGCAAGATATCAGTAAAACCAAAGATGCTGCCCAAGTTTTCACCAAACTGAATATTGGCTTTACTCCGTTCCCGCCAAAAGATTATGTAGGGGCGAAGCATTGCGGAATTAATCTTAATTCAAAACCTAAACGTTTATTCCGCAATGCTTCGCCCTCCCACTATACATAGTCTTCCACAACCGTTGGGAGTAATATCTACACTGTAGCAAGATTAAGGGTGTAGTTACTGTTACTAGATGAGCCGGTACTGACGACAACGAAGTAGGTATCTGCTCCTAAACTGCGGCTGAATGATGCGCTGCCACCAGAGAAAGCAGTTCTGTCGTCCACAAACTCATTAGAATCGATTTGCCCATTGCCGTTGGTATCTACATAGAGCGTTACACCAACATTAGCAGTCGTACCGTTTAAGGTCAGCCTGAAGTTGCTGGGACTACCCAAGACGAAGCGGTAAAAATCCTGGCGGTCAGTTCTACCCACAAACTCATTGAAAGTGCGGCTACCATTCAACAAACCACCATCTATCAAACCATCCCGCGTATTGTTAGCAGTCAGTCCAAGACTGTAGTTAGTGTTACGACCTTGGGAGTCTGGTTGGAGGCGAACGAAGTATGTCCCCGCGCCCAAAGTGCGGCTGATTGATGCAGTGCTACCAGAGAAAGCAGTTCTGTCGTCCACAAACTCGTTAGAATCGATTTGCCCATTGCCGTTGGTATCTTGATAGAGCGTTACACCAACATTAGCCGTCGTACTATCTAACGATAAAATAAAAGCGCTGGGAAGTTGCAAGCTGAAGCGGTAGTAATCATCGCGGTCATTAAATCCCACAAATTCATTAAAATTGCGCGTTCCAGTAAGAACATCTACATTAAATGCAGCACCTGGATTGTTACCCGGTTCTCCTTGTGGTGGTGGCGGAGTCGAACCTCCCGGAACAGCAGGACGTCCCTCCCGAAAACCATAGTTTACATAATGCTGAAACGCCTGTGCAAAATTTAAACCTGCTGCCCTCAAATCCGGGTTAGCATCCAGATAATAGCGGACATTGAAGTTTTCTGCCGAAACCCGTCCGTCATTAATACCAGCAGATCGGAAATGCTCAAATCGTTGCTCGTTATTATTTATACCCACTAGCGCCAAGTCGGGGTTGACAGCCGCATAGAAAGGCACATTCAAGCCATAGGAAAACCTGCGCCCATCGGCAATACCATAACTTTGCAGATGGTAAAAAGCTTGTAAATTGTTATTTACCCCGCCCGCCGCCAAGTCGGGATTGCCAGCGCGATAAAAGTCGAGATTGACAAACGGCGAGAAGGGACGCCCATCGTTAATACCAAATCTCAGAAAGTGATCCACCAGCTGAGTATCCGTAGTCAGTCCAGCTGTACGTAAGTCTGGGTTGGTCCCACGGTAGTAATTCACATCGAACAGGTTTACCGTCACTTATCATTCCCCGCCATTTATATAAGTTTTTTTTATATAACAGTTTAAGCGGGCAATGTCAATAGCTCTGCTCGCCTACCGATGTGTTCTCTATGCTGAGGAGGATTTAAATGCAGCCTTGAATTTAGAGCGACTTAGGCAATATTTGTTGTTTCGCCCCCCTACCCCCCCAAATCTGGGGGGAACAGGAGCTTAGCCCCCAAATTTGGGGGTAGGGGGGCTTACTCCCCCAGATTTGGGGGTAGGGGGGCTTACTCCCCCAAATTTGGGGGTAGGGGGGCTTACTCCCCCAGATTTGGGGGTAGGGGGGCTTGCTCCCCCAGATTTGGGGGTAGGGGGGCTTACTCCCCCAGATTTGGGGGTAGGGGGGCTTACTCCCCCAGATTTGGGGGTAGGGGGGCTGCACCCGAACGCCTAAAGGCGCGGCTACACGAACAAAGACCGCCTACGCGGTCTTAAATTCAAGCTGCGTAAGCAGGCTTTGTGGGTGTGTTACTTCAGCGATGGAGAGTGCCAACTATTTTTACTTATGTTCTGCTATGATAGATATCCGAGCGGATGTGGCGGAATTGGTAGACGCGCCAGATTTAGGTTCTGGTTCCGAAAGGAGTGAAGGTTCAAGTCCTTTCTTCCGCATGGCAGACAAAGTAAAATTGGGACGTATTCTCAGCTGTCGAGTGTCAAATTATTTGTCTGCGGGGTTGAGTTTTGAGATGGCGACGACGCTGCAACGGTTGAGGGAGAAGGAATCCGGTATCACCGGGGCGGTTTATGCTGTGGTGGGATTCATTCATAGCGATCGCTCCATCTGGTAGAGTTTGATTTGGAGAAGGCGATCGCTTCCTTAAAATGATGTTAGAGGATTGGAGGTTGGTGCCATGATTCAAGCTATATCCAAGTTAATTACTTTTGATGAGTTTCTGGAATGGAAAACAGAAAAGGGACGCTACGAACTACATGACGGAATTATTGTTGAAATGCAGACCACAGGAAAACATGAAGAGGTTGTTGAATTTTTGCAGACAGAGCTAACCTTAGAAACTCGCAGGCTGCAACTTCCTTATCGATTTCCTAGAAATGCCCTGGTTAAATCTCTGAGTCAAGAAACGGGTTATTTGCCTGATATTTTGGTAGTTAAACGTGATGCTTTAGTCTTAGAACCTTTGTGGGAAAAATCCTCAACAATTACTCAAGGCTCGTTCATTCCTCTAATCATTGAAGTTGTCAGCACAAATTGGCGCGATGATTACGGACACAAAATGATCGATTATGAAGCATTAGGCATTCCTGAATATTGGATTGTAGATTATTTAGGTTTGGGTGGTAATCGTTATATTGGTTCTCCGAAACAGCCGACTTTATCAGTTTATCATTTAGTAGATGGTGAGTATCAAATTAAGCTGTTTCGGGGAGATGAAAAGGTTGAGTCGTTGGTGTTTCCAGAATTGAATTTGACGGCAAAGCAAATTTTTAATGGTGGATAAGTATTCAGGCGATCGTACAACACCGCAGACACCACCCGTCTAGTCATTGGTAAGGGTGGATGCTTTTTGCGTTCTCAGCTGTTCGGCATTTAAACTGGGTATTTTGGAGGCTGAAGCCCTTGACTGGCTTAGATAGCCCCAGAAATTTAAATGTTTAACAGCTTAAACTAGCCTCAAATTGTCGATCGCATTTGAAAAACGATCGAAAGATTATTCGCTGGCATGGTATAGGTTTTGAGTAGGGAAAGATTTTGAGATTGGGCAACTGCTACTACCTCATCGAGATCCCGCACTCCCCACTCAGGATTTTGCGATCGCAGACTCTCATCAAAAGCTGCATTGCTGGCTGCGGTATGCACGCCACTCTGTTTAAAAGGGCCGTAGAGATACAGAATGCCACCTGGAGGAAGAATCCGCCTCGCGCCTGCCATCAATCCTAAACAAGCTGACCAAGGGGCAATGTGAATCATATTAATGTTGACGATCGCTACAATTTCGTCACGCTTGAAGTCTAGATTTGACAATGGTTTTGGGAGTTCATCCCGTTCGATGGCCCAGATGCGATCGCAGACATCAAGTGCGATCGGAGGATACAAGTTATCTGCCGGAAAATTCGATCGCCATGCTGCTATGCTAAGGAGCGCCAGCGGATTGGGGTCAGAGGGAATCCATTTGCGGGGATGGAGTCGGGGAGCAAAAAAGACCGCGTGTTCTCCTGTGCCGCTGGAGACTTCTAACACCGTGCCTGTTGGGGGAAGTACTTCTAAAAGTACCTCCAAAATAGGCGCTCGATTGCGTTGTGTTGCTGGGGCATATTGTCGGGCATCTACGGACTCACTCATCTGGGCGCTTCAATCGTCGAACTTCACTATTCTCGCTCAGCATAGTTCAAACATTGTAGGTTGGGTTGAGGTAACGAAACCCAACAGCACTTTTTGATGTTGGGTTTCGCTGTCGCACGGGCTAGGGCCTACAGCTTCACTATTCTCGCTCAGGATAGTGCTACAAAACTAGACGGACTGTGGATATGACCGTTTTGAGCAAAGCGCCGATCGATAATTTTTTGATAGACCTCTAGATAACCTTCCGTCATGCGTTCCATACTGAAGTTCTTCAGCACGTGGTCTCGACAAGCATGGCGATCGATCTTTGCTACTTTATCTATAGCAGCGACAGCTTCTTCAACGCTGTTACACAAGAAACCAGTCTTTCCGTCGGCAATCACTTCTGGTACCGAACCCAGCGGCATCGCAATCACTGGTGTACCAACTGCCATAGATTCTATCATGACTAACCCAAATGGTTCGCGCCAGGTAATTGGGAACAAAGTTGCTATTGCACCG
This DNA window, taken from Argonema galeatum A003/A1, encodes the following:
- the recQ gene encoding DNA helicase RecQ — encoded protein: MSQFRSLEKALKHYFGYDSFRPGQRQIVEEALQNRDLLIVMPTGGGKSLCFQLPALLKSGLTVVVSPLISLMQDQVDALKNNGIGATFLNSSLNSHQVRSREEAIRNGHTKLLYVAPERLLSERFLPFIDLVKHQIGIAGFAIDEAHCVSEWGHDFRPEYRQLQLLRQRYPDVPIMALTATATDRVRQDIIQQLTLRQPSVHIASFNRQNLYYEVRPKQKSTYTELLSQIRKIKGAVIIYCLSRRSVDELAFKLQKDDIKALPYHAGLSDEERTSNQTRFIRDDVQVMVATVAFGMGINKPDVRLVVHYDLSRNLEGYYQEAGRAGRDGEPARCTIFFSYGDIKKIEWGIDQKTDEKEQKIARQQLRRMIDYAQGTDCRRTMQLSYFGEFFPGNCGNCDNCRQPQPLEDWTTEAMKFLSCVARSNERFGMIYIIDVLRGSRNQKILQNKHDELSTYGIGKDKTADEWKILARSLLHQSLLDQTTDGYAVLKLNPLSWEVMRRQRPVHIVVPVKNIPSQEEKNLKRAGMEMLFDSLRQLRKKIADEQSVPPYVVFQDSTLKVMAQVQPQTLIEFAQLSGVSDQKVDKYGSRFVAEIQAYRQEQGLSTNTGNSKKTIKNSDEIASPQYTQLMSLDLFEQGLNVEEIAQKRNLKTTTIMGHLAELMEMGKIVDLDRLVLPERQKIILQAIQEIGSADALKPIYEHLKEKFSYGEIRFVRAKWRLDNRS
- a CDS encoding DUF427 domain-containing protein, coding for MPKAVWNGATLAESDKCQVVEGNQYFPPDAINKEYFKESNTHSTCPWKGVASYYSIEVDGQLNKDAAWYYPQAKDAAKNIEGYVAFWKGVKVEV
- a CDS encoding Uma2 family endonuclease, with the translated sequence MVQALPKSKLVTFEEFAQWKPEEGRYELHDGVIIEMSQPLGGHEEVKGFLTTELAFEYRRLNLPYFIPNQALVKPPDSESGYLPDVLLLNRPNLVNEPLWKKESTVTQGASVPLVIEVVSTNWRVDYLTKVKDYEEIGIPEYWIVDYLALGGRRFIGSPKQPTIFIHELIDGEYQVSQFRGDDQIVSPTFPELTLTANLIFQAGV
- a CDS encoding Uma2 family endonuclease, with protein sequence MIQAISKLITFDEFLEWKTEKGRYELHDGIIVEMQTTGKHEEVVEFLQTELTLETRRLQLPYRFPRNALVKSLSQETGYLPDILVVKRDALVLEPLWEKSSTITQGSFIPLIIEVVSTNWRDDYGHKMIDYEALGIPEYWIVDYLGLGGNRYIGSPKQPTLSVYHLVDGEYQIKLFRGDEKVESLVFPELNLTAKQIFNGG
- a CDS encoding DUF938 domain-containing protein gives rise to the protein MSESVDARQYAPATQRNRAPILEVLLEVLPPTGTVLEVSSGTGEHAVFFAPRLHPRKWIPSDPNPLALLSIAAWRSNFPADNLYPPIALDVCDRIWAIERDELPKPLSNLDFKRDEIVAIVNINMIHIAPWSACLGLMAGARRILPPGGILYLYGPFKQSGVHTAASNAAFDESLRSQNPEWGVRDLDEVVAVAQSQNLSLLKTYTMPANNLSIVFQMRSTI